In Phlebotomus papatasi isolate M1 chromosome 1, Ppap_2.1, whole genome shotgun sequence, the following proteins share a genomic window:
- the LOC129806602 gene encoding NADH dehydrogenase [ubiquinone] 1 alpha subcomplex assembly factor 3, whose product MNIFGREILKASFWCAPRAPKKLPGIIICRNGHSYEGDGKTTVQILNREVEQGLMINAFSQIGFRLNNRMNIIGPMAIFPRIALSWNVGSYEDINEKSLSLFTVLEPKIDILVVGVGDEKITPQFSRKIIDFIRSSRINVEVLNTEQACSTFNFLNSEGRVVAGAMIPPRTIRVGDHDRFISGKPILNKISYLDDK is encoded by the exons ATGAATATCTTTGGAAGAGAAATCCTCAAAGCATCATTTTGGTGTGCTCCCAGGGCCCCAAAGAAGCTTCCAGGAATCAT aaTTTGTAGAAATGGGCACTCTTATGAAGGTGATGGTAAGACCACGGTGCAAATCCTCAACAGGGAAGTGGAACAGGGATTGATGATCAACGCTTTTAGTCAG ATTGGCTTCCGGCTAAACAATCGTATGAATATCATTGGGCCAATGGCAATCTTTCCACGAATTGCATTGTCCTGGAATGTAGGCTCCTACGAGGACATCAATGAGAAGAGTCTGAGCCTATTTACAGTTCTGGAGCCAAAGATAGATATTTTAGTAGTAGGAGTGGGAGATGAGAAGATTACTCCACAATTCTCCCGGAAAATTATTGACTTTATCAGATCATCGAGGATAAATGTTGAAGTTCTAAATACCGAACAGGCTTGTTCAACATTCAATTTTCTCAATTCCGAAGGACGTGTCGTGGCTGGTGCCATGATTCCTCCGAGAACAATACGTGTTGGGGATCATGATAGATTCATTTCCGGAAAGCCCATTCTCAACAAAATATCCTACCTTGATGACAAGTGA